From Camelina sativa cultivar DH55 chromosome 20, Cs, whole genome shotgun sequence, the proteins below share one genomic window:
- the LOC104770620 gene encoding uncharacterized protein LOC104770620: MVLMVDFCGFSYDVCVDYELSRDSRFSDLWRVSAKIFITTQRQDWYLWFSGFVQRLCAVERALILALISLWFDSLWWFFFITGRLFLCWDMQIRGLMVRFGVMIWRMGLAVEYKYEPRVRQQHHLNCVLLSFFDLLQFVFFFFETSVVLFVTMSQSLMLGQSSSAKGVIPSVVKHKVKVPFFDKALIEGYAKTVVGRCLNPRAQDMKALLVMFPRIWHLEGKVVGADLGMGKFQFDFDDKTDMVEVLKLAPFHFDHWMASMVRWCPNVDSSYPSSLTFWVRVMGVPFQFWAAPTFKSIGEALGTVLDVDIDGGRVQVTVNGLKCLSFETEVEFFNGEETTVSLRYERLFGYCRKCFSMCHDEDHCPLLEEPTQEPTVLPRDDADRRYQSYKGAVKSEGYKGSKADGKRPLEGRVDKGSKGKPVFPVGGPVTKQRRYQTYDHRHLGEAARRSAVHSETKAEVTVPVGEDIAGDSRPAKVVRKALFQDEDPKVAVVAAETDASGALVNVGESQHEVPAPSVSVGDLVVPLGQETVVDRSQECCLGCG; the protein is encoded by the coding sequence ATGGTTCTCATGGTGGATTTCTGTGGTTTCTCGTACGATGTGTGTGTTGACTATGAGCTGTCGCGTGATTCACGGTTCAGCGATCTGTGGAGAGTATCTGCGAAGATTTTTATAACAACACAGCGGCAAGATTGGTATCTTTGGTTTTCTGGATTTGTACAGAGGTTGTGTGCTGTTGAACGGGCTTTGATATTGGCCCTGATTTCTCTCTGGTTTGATTCGCTTTGGTGGTTTTTCTTTATTACGGGGAGATTGTTTCTCTGCTGGGATATGCAGATACGAGGATTAATGGTTAGATTTGGTGTGATGATTTGGCGAATGGGGTTGGCGGTTGAGTATAAATATGAACCTCGAGTCAGACAGCAACATCATCTCAattgtgttcttctttctttcttcgaTTTGTTGcaatttgtcttcttttttttcgaaACTTCTGTGGTCTTATTTGTTACCATGTCTCAAAGTTTGATGTTGGGTCAGAGTTCGAGTGCGAAAGGGGTGATTCCTTCAGTCGTGAAGCACAAAGTCAAGGTTCCTTTCTTTGATAAGGCGCTCATCGAAGGTTATGCTAAAACGGTGGTGGGTCGATGCTTGAATCCGAGGGCTCAGGATATGAAGGCTCTCCTGGTGATGTTTCCCAGGATCTGGCACCTTGAGGGCAAGGTGGTAGGTGCAGATTTGGGAATGGGGAAGTTTCAGTTCGACTTTGATGACAAAACTGATATGGTGGAGGTTTTGAAGCTGGCTCCATTTCACTTCGACCATTGGATGGCCTCCATGGTCCgctggtgtccgaatgtggACTCGTCCTACCCTTCGAGCTTGACGTTTTGGGTCCGTGTTATGGGAGTCCCTTTCCAATTTTGGGCTGCTCCGACCTTCAAGAGTATTGGTGAAGCCCTGGGGACTGTGCTGGATGTGGATATTGACGGGGGGAGGGTTCAAGTGACGGTCAACGGTCTCAAGTGTCTAAGCTTTGAAACCGAGGTAGAGTTCTTTAATGGTGAAGAAACTACTGTCTCTCTACGGTATGAAAGATTGTTTGGGTATTGTCGTAAGTGCTTCAGTATGTGTCATGATGAAGATCATTGTCCTCTTCTGGAGGAGCCTACTCAAGAACCAACTGTCCTGCCTCGAGATGATGCTGATAGGCGTTATCAGAGTTATAAGGGAGCAGTTAAGTCGGAGGGGTACAAAGGTTCTAAGGCTGATGGGAAGAGGCCTCTCGAGGGGAGGGTCGACAAGGGGTCCAAGGGGAAACCGGTGTTTCCAGTTGGTGGTCCGGTAACAAAACAGCGCCGATATCAGACGTATGATCATCGGCATCTGGGAGAAGCAGCACGGAGGTCTGCTGTTCATTCGGAGACCAAGGCGGAGGTGACTGTCCCGGTTGGTGAGGATATTGCGGGTGACTCTCGTCCTGCTAAGGTGGTCCGCAAGGCTCTGTTCCAGGATGAGGATCCAAAGGTTGCTGTCGTTGCTGCAGAAACGGATGCTTCGGGTGCTTTGGTGAATGTAGGGGAGTCACAACACGAAGTGCCTGCACCCTCTGTTTCCGTTGGGGATCTTGTGGTTCCGCTTGGGCAAGAAACAGTTGTGGACCGCTCTCAAGAGTGCTGCCTTGGTTGCGGATAA
- the LOC104772467 gene encoding ubiquitin-conjugating enzyme E2 4-like — translation MARRPASSLIKTDLRCLNRDLSPNITAVTVDDDIFRCEATLIGPVNTPYEGGVFKLKVTFPPDYPRSPPKVIFITRICHPNVSDNGGIYLKVLRRDSWSPMSIVKLFKELVEKLIEPEVNDEGQTIEYLANLYKSDRRRFEAMAREMTNKYAGRGN, via the exons ATGGCCCGTCGTCCTGCTTCAAGCCTTATAAAGACTGATCTGAGATGTCTGAACAGGGATCTTTCGCCAAACATCACAGCAG TAACTGTTGATGACGACATTTTCCGTTGTGAGGCTACTCTAATCGGACCGGTGAATACTCCTTATGAAGGGGGAGTGTTTAAACTTAAGGTTACTTTTCCACCTGATTACCCAAGAAGTCCCCCCAAG GTTATTTTCATCACAAGAATTTGCCACCCAAATGTATCAGATAATGGAGGCATTTACCTAAAAGTGTTGAGGCGCGACTCTTGGTCTCCCATGTCCATTGTTAAGCTTTTCAAGGAATTAGTGGAGAAGTTGATTGAACCAGAGGTCAATGATGAGGGACAGACCATTGAATATCTTGCCAACCTCTACAAAtctgataggagaaggtttgaagCTATGGCTAGAGAGATGACTAATAAATATGCTGGGAGAGGAAACTGA
- the LOC104772463 gene encoding probable disease resistance RPP8-like protein 2, whose protein sequence is MHCRRYTSLPLCNGRGSIAFGLQKLWELLIRESNRLKGVHEQATELQSDLRRLKSFVKDAETKKRKSERVRNCVGDIVEIVYDAEDVIESFLIKEERRVRERRGFKKHLKSVSCVTFANQEFCSQIRSIITRISKVIDNMERFGVREIIDKQEEEEDLLGHLVEIRQSFPSVSESSLVAVEPSVEELVSHIVGEDGVQVVSICGMGGVGKTTLARQVFHHEMVRRHFSGFAWVFVSQECRQKHVWRVMLQSLRPKNEEQRILEMTVSGLQDELFKLLETEKCLIVLDDIWSSAAWELIKPAFPHTSGSKVLLTSRNEGVGLHPDLKAVIFRPRCLTHEESWEVFQKMAFFGRNDIEFQVDDLMEEIQQMLKHCGGLPLALKTLGGLLATKRTASGWRKVHNNIGSHIVGEIGENGGIGSLVFNVLTLSYEDLPCHLKHCFLYLAHFPEDYDIQTETLFNYWVAEGIVTVHNEENTIVDIAEDYLEELVKRSMVLVGKRNTVTSRIESCRLHDIVREVCLFKAKEENFIQFFNAQSLVTNATNAPSPTLSTNRSRRLAVHLVDDDENEPSIFQQRQIQNPKARTLLYITRDFSPWILSSASYRGLGSLRVLDLFGAQFRRRKLPKSIGKLIHLRYLSLKETNLSVLPSSLGNLVLLVYLDLEIYETVVHIPNVLKKMKKLRYLMLPDELSTKTKLELSALVKLETLKNFSLHHSSAKDLTNMTKLRTLWIYCASINPGEEVLPLSLGASLKQLEELMLYNKRNGQAQAVTIDAGAFVSGFVRLNQLSFDIKIDKLPNELQFPSRIASVSLSSCDLPEDPMPVLEKLHSLKIVSLELNAFTGRKMVCSKAGFPKLHTLEFSILDNLEEWVVEDESMPCLCHLEINDCRKLKSLPGRLRYITTLEEL, encoded by the exons ATGCATTGCAGAAGGTATACATCTCTGCCTCTTTGTAATGGCCGAGGCAGTATAGCATTTGGATTGCAGAAGCTATGGGAGCTACTAATTCGAGAATCGAATAGGCTAAAAGGAGTCCATGAACAAGCTACGGAACTCCAAAGCGATCTGAGACGGCTAAAATCGTTTGTGAAGGATGCAGAAACTAAGAAGAGAAAAAGCGAGAGAGTGAGAAACTGTGTGGGTGATATTGTAGAGATTGTGTATGATGCTGAGGACGTAATCGAGAGTTTTCTTATCAAAGAAGAGAGGCGTgtaagagaaagaagagggTTTAAGAAGCATTTAAAGAGTGTTTCTTGTGTTACATTTGCTAACCAGGAGTTTTGTTCACAAATCAGAAGCATTATCACTAGGATCTCCAAGGTAATAGATAACATGGAGAGATTTGGAGTGAGAGAGATCATcgacaaacaagaagaagaagaagacctatTGGGTCATCTCGTGGAGATACGACAATCTTTTCCTAGCGTTTCTGAAAGCAGCCTTGTTGCTGTGGAGCCTAGTGTTGAAGAGCTAGTGAGTCATATTGTAGGGGAGGATGGTGTTCAAGTGGTTTCGATATGTGGGATGGGCGGTGTTGGGAAAACCACTCTAGCTAGACAAGTTTTTCATCATGAGATGGTGCGGCGTCATTTCAGTGGATTCGCTTGGGTTTTTGTTTCACAAGAGTGTAGACAGAAGCATGTGTGGCGGGTGATGTTACAGAGCCTTAGGCCGAAAAATGAGGAACAGAGGATTTTGGAGATGACAGTGTCTGGACTCCAAGATGAGCTGTTTAAGTTACTTGAAACCGAGAAATGTTTGATTGTCCTTGATGACATTTGGAGCAGTGCAGCTTGGGAGCTTATAAAGCCAGCTTTTCCACATACATCAG GTAGCAAGGTTTTACTCACTTCTAGGAATGAGGGTGTTGGTTTGCATCCAGATCTAAAAGCCGTTATCTTTAGGCCTAGATGCCTAACTCATGAAGAAAGCTGGGAAGTTTTTCAGAAGATGGCTTTTTTTGGGAGAAACGATATAG AGTTTCAGGTTGATGATTTAATGGAAGAGATTCAACAAATGCTCAAACATTGTGGAGGGTTACCATTAGCTTTGAAAACTCTTGGAGGGTTGTTAGCTACAAAACGCACTGCGTCCGGGTGGAGAAAGGTACACAACAATATTGGATCTCATATTGTAGGAGAGATTGGTGAAAATGGCGGCATTGGTAGTTTGGTATTCAATGTGTTAACTTTGAGTTATGAAGATTTACCTTGTCATTTGAAGCACTGCTTTCTTTACCTTGCCCATTTCCCGGAAGATTATGATATACAAACAGAGACATTGTTCAATTACTGGGTCGCAGAAGGAATAGTGACGGTGCATAATGAAGAGAATACTATTGTAGATATAGCTGAGGATTATTTGGAAGAGTTGGTTAAAAGGAGTATGGTATTAGTGGGGAAGAGGAACACTGTGACATCAAGAATTGAATCTTGTCGTCTGCATGACATTGTTAGAGAAGTCTGTTTATTTAAAGCCAAAGAAGAGAATTTCATACAATTTTTCAATGCTCAGAGCCTTGTCACGAATGCTACTAACGCTCCATCACCTACTCTATCCACCAACAGATCACGCAGACTCGCTGTACATTTAGTTGATGATGACGAAAATGAACCTAGTATATTTCAGCAGAGACAGATTCAAAACCCCAAAGCAAGGACCCTTTTGTATATCACTAGAGATTTCAGTCCTTGGATATTATCATCCGCAAGTTATCGAGGTTTAGGATCACTTAGAGTCTTGGATCTCTTTGGAGCTCAATTCAGAAGACGCAAGTTACCTAAGAGCATAGGGAAGCTCATCCACTTGAGGTACCTGAGTTTGAAAGAGACAAACTTGTCTGTATTGCCGTCTTCTCTAGGGAATCTTGTGCTGTTGGTTTAtttggatttagagatttacGAGACAGTGGTTCACATACCAAATGTcttaaagaagatgaagaagctgagATATCTTATGTTACCCGATGAACTCAGCACTAAAACAAAGTTGGAGCTAAGTGCTTTAGTGAAGTTGGAGACCCTCAAGAACTTCTCGCTACATCACAGTAGCGCTAAAGATCTCACCAATATGACCAAACTCAGAACGTTGTGGATCTATTGTGCCTCCATTAACCCTGGAGAGGAAGTTTTACCTTTGTCGCTTGGTGCATCACTGAAACAGTTGGAGGAGTTGATGTTATACAATAAAAGAAACGGCCAGGCCCAAGCCGTGACGATCGATGCAGGAGCCTTTGTTTCCGGTTTTGTAAGACTCAACCAGTTAAGTTTTGATATAAAGATAGATAAGTTACCTAATGAACTTCAATTCCCTTCCCGGATCGCCTCTGTTTCTTTATCCTCTTGTGACCTACCCGAGGATCCAATGCCAGTTCTCGAGAAGCTACATAGCTTGAAAATAGTTAGCTTAGAACTGAATGCTTTCACAGGGAGGAAAATGGTCTGCTCAAAAGCCGGCTTCCCTAAATTGCACACGCTAGAGTTTTCGATACTTGATAATCTTGAAGAGTGGGTCGTAGAAGATGAGTCAATGCCGTGTCTTTGTCATTTAGAGATCAATGACTGCAGGAAGTTGAAGAGTCTTCCTGGTAGATTAAGATACATCACTACTTTAGAGGAGCTTTGA
- the LOC104772465 gene encoding uncharacterized protein LOC104772465 — protein MIELYSVCGLWKLNNNIHWEFEMDNERGASLINIDENTRFSELVKILLEDFDIDIQAQCLKLSYSLPAKSSTIGSIPIFIRNDRQLEAFKLKYAQSGGVLHLCVTVEDFCEIVEQGQPRSTPFIESVTAVTQDQTSSNLLVGNVIDVYTHTRDQPIPNSYVEGVPRNMTTSVGYPSCSSHSTGLIDVDSLFCGKLFKDKTEMRSQMRMYAVKHSFEFHTFKSDNKRYVLKCIDEKCSWRLLATKAKASDSFVVRKYSSQHSCDSALRNVNHRQATARTLAGLVSNHFAGGKLPLRPKQLMEIFRNDHGVGVSYSKAWRAQEHASELARGIPADSYEVLPSWFHMIEKKNPGTITYIKADSDNKFRYGFLAFGASIRGFKLMRKVISIDGAHLKSKYKGTLLAASAQDGNFQLYPIAFAVVDSENDASWDWFLRCLKTIIPDEEDLVFVSDRASSIATALSVNYVHAHHGICTFHLQKNLETRFRASASLLPVVHDASRAYTQYDFDYLFTQISNGDPDLGEYLWQADIRKWSRAYSPSNRYNIMTSNCAESINSRLKETREYPIVCLFDTIRSILTRWFNERREESCRHPYAVTTKVGNKMNESYNNTTRWLEVSQVNENIFEVKAALKTYMVNLDTRKCTCCMFDIDKFPCAHGIAAAKHVNLNENMFVDDYHSTERWRLAYSESIHPVGDMEYWEIPESVSSSIRPPSTRIPSGRRKKKRIASSWEYGKAKTNSKQYKCSRCGQCGHNKSSCVAAI, from the exons ATGATTGAATTGTATTCAGTATGTGGTTTGTGGAAGTTGAACAACAACATTCATTGGGAATTTGAGATGGATAATGAAAGGGGAGCTTCTTTGATTAACATTGATGAGAATACTAGATTTAGTGAGTTGGTAAAAATTCTATTAGAAGATTTTGACATTGATATTCAGGCACAATGTTTAAAGCTTAGTTATTCATTGCCTGCTAAGTCTTCTACTATAGGTAGTATTCCTATCTTTATTAGAAATGATAGGCAGCTTGAAgcttttaaactcaaatatgCACAAAGTGGAGGAGTTCTTCATCTATGTGTTACTGTTGAGGATTTTTGTGAGATTGTAGAGCAG GGTCAACCTAGATCTACTCCTTTTATTGAGAGTGTTACTGCTGTTACTCAG GATCAAACAAGCTCAAATCTGTTAGTTGGGAATGTTATTGATGTTTATACTCATACTCGG gatcaaccaataccaaattcATATGTCGAGGGTGTTCCTCGTAACATGACAACCTCTGTTGGGTATCCATCTTGTTCTTCACACTCAACTGGTCTAATCGATGTTGATTCACTGTTTTGTGGAAAGTTattcaaagacaaaacagaaatgagaaGTCAGATGCGGATGTATGCAGTCAAGCACAGTTTtgagtttcatacttttaagtCAGACAACAAGAGGTATGTTCTTAAATGTATTGATGAAAAATGTAGTTGGAGGCTACTTGCAACTAAGGCTAAAGCATCAGATAGCTTTGTTGTTCGAAAGTATAGTAGTCAGCACAGCTGTGACTCTGCTTTAAGGAATGTTAATCATCGCCAAGCAACTGCAAGGACTTTGGCTGGTTTggttagtaaccattttgcagGAGGAAAGCTTCCTCTCAGACCCAAACAGCTCATGGAAATTTTTAGGAATGACCATGGAGTTGGTGTCTCGTACTCAAAAGCATGGAGAGCTCAAGAACATGCATCAGAACTTGCTAGGGGTATACCTGCTGATAGTTATGAGGTTTTACCGAGTTGGTTTCACatgatagaaaagaagaatccagGTACTATCACTTACATCAAAGCTGATTCTGATAATAAGTTTAGATATGGTTTTCTGGCTTTTGGTGCATCAATTAGAGGTTTTAAGTTGATGAGAAAAGTTATTTCTATTGATGGCGcccatttgaaatcaaaatataaaggGACTTTGCTTGCTGCATCAGCTCAGGATGGTAATTTTCAGTTGTATCCTAttgcttttgctgttgttgattctgagaatgatgcATCATGGGATTGGTTTTTGCGGTGTTTGAAGACTATTATTCCTGATGAAGAGGATCTAGTTTTTGTGTCTGATCGGGCTTCTTCAATTGCAACTGCGCTATCAGTAAATTATGTACATGCTCATCACGGGATCTGCACTTTCCACTTGCAAAAGAACCTGGAAACACGATTTAGAGCTTCggcttctcttcttccagtTGTTCATGATGCTTCAAGAGCTTACACTcagtatgattttgattatttgttcacTCAAATTTCCAATGGTGATCCGGATCTTGGAGAATATCTTTGGCAAGCTGATATTAGGAAATGGTCACGTGCATATTCTCCTTCAAACCGGTACAACATTATGACATCTAATTGTGCCGAGTCCATTAACTCCAGGTTAAAAGAGACTCGTGAGTATCCAATTGTCTGCCTGTTTGATACAATCAGGTCTATTttgactaggtggtttaatgaACGACGTGAGGAGAGCTGTCGACATCCATATGCTGTTACTACAAAAGTTGGGAATAAGATGAATGAATCTTATAATAATACTACCCGCTGGCTTGAAGTTAGTCAAGTAAATGAAAATATCTTCGAGGTTAAAGCAGCTTTAAAGACATATATGGTGAATTTGGACACAAGGAAATGCACATGCTGTATGTTTGATATTGACAaattcccttgtgcacatggaATTGCTGCTGCAAAACATGTCAATCTCAATGAAAACatgtttgttgatgattatCATTCCACTGAAAG atGGCGTTTAGCATATTCAGAGAGCATTCACCCAGTAGGTGATATGGAGTATTGGGAGATTCCAGAGAGTGTTAGTTCTTCTATTCGGCCACCTTCTACTCGTATACCTAGTGGCAGgcgaaagaaaaagagaatagctAGTTCATGGGAGTATGGAAAGGCTaagacaaattcaaaacaatacaaatgcaGTAGGTGCGGTCAGTGTGGACACAACAAATCTAGTTGTGTTGCAGCtatctaa
- the LOC104772464 gene encoding uncharacterized protein LOC104772464, translating to MASSSPNRDSTSNSSTDQYNNPYFLHNSDHAGMALVSDRLNTGADFHTWRHSVRMGLNVRNKLGFIDGTIPKPPENHRDYGSWSRCNDMVTTWLINSVNNKIGTSLLFIPTAEGIWKSILSRFKQDNAPRVYEIEQQLSLIQQGSMDVSSYYTALVTLWEELKNYVDLPLCTCGRCECNAAALWETLQQRSRVTKFLMGLNSSYEATRRHILMLKPVPNIEEAFNMVTQDERQRSIPSRPDNVAFHTTNNQSTVNSHQPSSSFDGSYDHAAFAAMQNYFRPKQSSRPLCTHCGQLGHVVQKCFKLHGYPPGYIPGYKTFALGSHLSQRPSNQFTQPRGPPTHTAIPQQQYQPSQVPPMRAQTPIMANAVTSASFPPTSSPVTNAVSVDLSRLSNDQIQSLIQQYQAHVTTSEPPAPSPQLSSITDHGIMDPQSSSGNTSFPTSFPSTSLHFENNHLTFQHQCLSSLSANLPHGSWIIDTGATSHVCSDLALFNETTTVSGVTVSLPNDARVDITHCGTVHLSSSLILHNVLHVPSFKFNIISVSSLLNHDQYSAHFFPFYCYIQESIQGLMIGRGNLMHNLYIYSNDRPFSASQSHFTGSLKVDGLLWHQRLGHPSSDKLKHIPGISSLSSSLLSESPCSVCPLAKQKRLSFESNGHRSTTPFDLVHLDIWGPFAVESVEGYKYFLTIVDDYSRVTWVYLLHNKSEVSVKFPLFLKLVETQYHTKVKKIRTDNAPELAFTDLVNKHGIIHQYSCAYTPQQNSVVERKHQHLLNVARSLLFQSNVPLIYWTDCLLTAVFLINRTPSTVLNNLTSYELLTKKKPDYSFLKSFGCLCFVSTLQKDRHKFSPRATECVFLGYSFGYKGYKVLHLDTNVVSVSRNVIFHETLFPFKTNPCVTHDIDLFGDGILPLSVPISLDTSIVTLPASSHASSSHTTPGATEHAHSSTVPMARPTVPSGTTVVSLPSGRPRRTTKAPGYLSDYHHSLHQISTSSISTPSISPSPFKPHTTPYPICSFLFLYQPVLSVLCSFYYY from the coding sequence ATGGCATCATCATCGCCGAATCGAGATTCCACTTCTAATTCTTCAACGGATCAGTATAACAATCCGTATTTCTTGCATAACTCTGATCATGCGGGAATGGCTCTTGTCTCCGATCGATTGAATACGGGAGCTGATTTTCACACATGGCGTCATTCTGTGCGCATGGGTCTCAATGTGCGTAATAAGCTTGGGTTCATTGACGGTACGATTCCTAAACCCCCTGAGAATCATCGGGACTATGGTTCTTGGTCTCGTTGCAATGATATGGTTACAACTTGGCTTATTAATTCTGTTAACAACAAGATAGGAACAAGTCTATTGTTTATCCCGACTGCAGAAGGAATCTGGAAAAGTATTTTGTCTAGGTTTAAACAAGATAATGCACCTAGGGTTTATGAGATTGAGCAACAATTGAGTTTGATTCAGCAAGGTTCTATGGATGTTAGTTCCTATTACACTGCCTTGGTTACACTTTGGGAGGAGTTGAAGAATTATGTGGATTTACCTCTCTGTACTTGCGGACGATGTGAGTGTAATGCTGCGGCTCTGTGGGAGACACTTCAGCAGCGTAGTCGTGTTACGAAGTTTCTTATGGGGCTCAATTCATCTTATGAGGCTACCAGACGTCATATCCTGATGCTTAAACCGGTGCCTAACATTGAGGAAGCCTTTAACATGGTCACACAGGATGAAAGGCAGAGGTCTATTCCGTCAAGGCCAGATAATGTTGCCTTTCATACAACAAACAATCAGTCTACTGTTAATTCCCATCAACCTTCATCATCGTTTGATGGCTCTTATGATCATGCAGCTTTTGCGGCGATGCAAAACTATTTCAGGCCTAAACAATCTAGTCGTCCTCTTTGCACTCACTGTGGTCAGCTTGGTCATGTTGTTCAGAAGTGTTTCAAGCTTCACGGTTATCCTCCTGGTTATATTCCTGGTTATAAAACGTTTGCTTTGGGTTCTCACTTATCTCAGAGACCTTCCAACCAGTTTACTCAACCTCGAGGACCTCCAACTCATACTGCTATTCCACAACAGCAATATCAGCCTTCACAGGTTCCTCCAATGCGAGCTCAGACTCCTATTATGGCAAATGCAGTAACTTCTGCTTCTTTTCCGCCAACGAGTTCTCCTGTGACGAATGCTGTTAGTGTGGATCTCAGTCGCCTTAGTAATGATCAAATCCAGTCTCTGATTCAGCAGTATCAAGCTCATGTTACCACTTCAGAGCCTCCGGCTCCTTCCCCACAGCTTTCGTCCATCACAGATCATGGTATTATGGATCCACAATCATCCTCTGGTAATACTTCTTTTCCTACATCCTTTCCTTCTACTTCACTTCACTTTGAGAATAATCATCTTACATTCCAACATCAATGTCTTTCTTCACTCTCTGCAAATTTACCTCATGGTAGTTGGATAATTGATACAGGAGCCACCAGTCATGTTTGTTCTGACTTGGCACTTTTTAATGAAACCACGACAGTTTCTGGTGTCACAGTTAGTTTGCCTAACGATGCTAGAGTGGATATTACTCATTGTGGCACTGTGCATCTCTCATCATCCTTgatattgcataatgttttacaTGTTCCATcattcaaatttaatataatctCTGTTAGTTCATTGTTGAATCATGATCAATATTCTGctcatttctttcctttttattgtTACATTCAGGAGTCTATTCAGGGCTTGATGATTGGTAGAGGGAATCTAATGCACAATCTTTACATATACAGCAACGATCGTCCTTTTTCTGCATCACAGTCGCATTTTACTGGATCCTTGAAGGTCGATGGACTTCTATGGCATCAACGCCTAGGACATCCATCTTCTGACAAGTTAAAGCACATTCCTGGTATctcatctttgtcttcttccttattGTCTGAGTCTCCTTGTTCTGTTTGTCCTTTAGCTAAGCAGAAGCGTCTTTCGTTTGAGTCTAATGGTCATAGGTCTACTACACCTTTTGATCTTGTTCACTTAGATATTTGGGGTCCGTTTGCTGTCGAGTCTGTTGAGGGTTATAAGTATTTTCTCACTATAGTTGATGATTACAGTCGTGTAACCTGGGTTTATCTACTACATAATAAAAGTGAAGTTTCTGTTAAATTTCCTCTCTTTCTTAAGCTTGTTGAAACACAATATCATACCAAAGTAAAAAAGATACGAACTGATAATGCTCCAGAACTTGCATTTACTGATTTAGTTAATAAGCATGGTATCATTCATCAGTATTCTTGTGCTtatactccacaacaaaacTCGGTTGTAGAACGAAAGCATCAGCATTTACTTAATGTTGCTAGGTCTTTGTTGTTTCAATCTAATGTCCCGCTGATCTATTGGACTGATTGCTTGTTGACTGCCGTTTTCCTGATCAATCGCACTCCTTCAACTGTTTTAAACAATCTTACTTCTTATGAACTATTGACCAAAAAGAAACCGGATTacagttttctaaaatcttttgGTTGTCTCTGTTTTGTGTCTACTTTACAAAAAGATAGGCATAAGTTTAGTCCTAGAGCTACTGAATGCGTGTTTCTTGGTTATTCTTTTGGCTATAAAGGTTACAAAGTTTTGCATTTAGATACTAATGTCGTCTCTGTTTCTAGGAATGTTATTTTTCATGAAACATTGTTTCCTTTTAAAACGAATCCTTGTGTTACTCATGATATTGATTTGTTTGGCGATGGTATCTTACCTTTATCAGTTCCAATTTCTCTTGATACATCTATTGTTACTTTACCTGCATCTTCTCATGCATCATCATCTCATACGACACCTGGTGCCACTGAGCATGCCCACTCTAGCACTGTTCCTATGGCTCGACCGACTGTGCCCTCAGGAACGACTGTTGTTTCACTACCAAGTGGCAGGCCACGACGAACTACTAAGGCTCCAGGTTACTTATCTGACTATCATCACTCTCTTCACCAAATTTCTACTTCTTCTATCTCCACCCCTTCCATATCTCCTTCTCCTTTCAAACCACACACTACACCTTATCCAATCTGTTCTTTCTTATTCCTTTATCAACCCGTCCTATCAGTCCTATGTTCTTTCTATTACTATTGA